The following are from one region of the Malassezia vespertilionis chromosome 4, complete sequence genome:
- the UTP4 gene encoding U3 small nucleolar RNA-associated protein (BUSCO:EOG09260VEY; COG:S; EggNog:ENOG503NUQJ) has protein sequence MSERRIGMQTVPLPLHRVRFVDWSPSSITALAFSPDPPSQGASLSTSARSVLAVGRDNGNIDLCTWHEDTSLEGAAPAAKGWMIETTLLGDVHYKIDALAFTRSETQRGPRLRLFSISGGSVVTEHYLPEVLARTGEQSGIVSHVHEIPHGEAVRTLSSQGGAIWSLAASPLGKYLAIGCEDGVVRLLNIEDDAFEHLASVRPREGDAMPRMTRVASRIVSLAWGPPRKVERRAAKPQEDDSSSEEEEEDAWREGFLLGGLGNSTAAVWDVLTGQLRSRLTVLKNRNEHTIIWSVAVLADETLITGDSTGRVTFFDARSRVPIPGATFQAHTAGSDILCLCVNSDASAVYSAGVDQKVAEYTSIGAQKWAMTGVRRLHAHDIRALAMDPPYNIWRAHQAVPPPARLPVLVSAGIDFHIVLTPASPPQPYKIGRGAGKQTRAAHNPISSSASTSFADTTQRRIPYVPQSMRTAHSVAAICPQRCWIALRRDQSVAIWALEGSADLKGAWRKVCELSFRMRSNLGAMAASHDGKFLAVSDMYETKLFALDGDASNVSPRRISSLGPAIHGKAAPAPGASVLTFTPDSTRLVLCTLRGAFVYIVQLSHGASEAQLLKTFSQHRQRYAAEEGRDGRALAGDARVRSAKQHTPLAVESSGTRDVYAAIVLGVVSPDGQYLLTVDSGRRMHVFNLDTLAHQCMLASPAGLPTAAAFHPERPNVLVVTLPTNHVAFYDLEVGTSLDAADWELTLRAKIDAQLSKIREPVVGCVWLQGEHGNTLLLYGPTWICTARRTDILQASKKRRNSEATQDGDWSIRTTFKYQPLLYVGALHAPGAQPELVVVERPYFSLVPTLPPAFYRGASYGF, from the coding sequence ATgagcgagcggcgcattgggATGCAGACGGTACCGttgccgctgcaccgcgtCCGCTTTGTGGACTGGAGTCCATCTTCCATTACCGCATTAGCTTTCTCGCCGGATCCGCCTTCGCAgggcgcgtcgctgtcgacctcggcgcgctcggtTCTCGCCGTGGGGCGCGACAATGGCAACATTGACCTCTGCACATGGCACGAGGACACAAGCTTGGAaggtgcagcgccggcTGCGAAAGGTTGGATGATAGAGAcgacgctgcttggcgaTGTGCATTACAAgatcgatgcgcttgcattCACGCGCAGCGAAACGCAACGCGGACCACGGCTTCGCCTCTTTAGCATTTccggcggcagcgtcgtgaCGGAGCACTATTTACCGGAAGTACTTGCGCGTACCGGCGAGCAGTCTGGTATTGTATCCCACGTGCATGAGATCCCTCATGGCGAGGCTGTGCGCACCCTGTCTTCGCAGGGTGGTGCGATTTGGAGCTTGGCCGCGAGTCCGCTCGGCAAGTATCTCGCAATTGGGTGCGAGGACGGGGTGGTACGACTGCTTAATATCGAAGACGATGCGTTTGAGCATCTTGCCAGCGTGCGCCCACGTGAAGGTGATGCAATGCCGCGCATGACTCGCGTCGCAAGCCGCATTGTGAGCCTCGCTTGGGgtccgccgcgcaaagtaGAGCGTCGAGCGGCCAAGCCTCAAGAGGACGACTCGTCGTCtgaggaggaagaggaggatgcatggcgcgagGGCTTTCTTCTCGGCGGCCTCGGCAACTCGACTGCGGCTGTGTGGGATGTGTTGACTGGCCAATTGCGCTCGCGGCTCACCGTGCTCAAGAACCGCAACGAGCACACTATTATATGGTCTGTCGCAGTGCTTGCAGACGAGACGCTTATTACGGGCGACTCGACTGGCCGCGTCACCTTTTTCGATGCGCGCTCGCGTGTTCCGATCCCCGGCGCCACGTTCCAAGCCCACACGGCGGGCTCCGATATTCTTTGCTTGTGTGTCAAtagcgacgcaagcgctgtgtacagcgccggcgtcgACCAGAAAGTGGCCGAGTACACTAgcatcggcgcgcaaaagtgGGCCATGACCGGTGTACGTCGCTTGCACGCCCACGACatccgcgcgcttgccatGGACCCGCCGTACAATATCTGGCGCGCACACCAAGCAGTGCCGCCTCCTGCGCGTCTTCCGGTGCTTGTGAGCGCTGGAATTGATTTCCACATTGTGCTCACgcccgcatcgccgccgcagccatACAAAAtcggccgcggcgctggaaagcAAACGAGGGCAGCCCACAATCCCATTTCGTCTAGCGCTTCCACAAGCTTTGCGGATACCACACAACGCCGCATCCCGTATGTTCCCCAAAGcatgcgcacggcgcacagcgtcgcCGCCATATGCCCGCAGCGGTGCTGGATCGCTCTGCGTCGCGACCAGAGCGTGGCAATTTGGGCTCTCGAAGGCAGTGCGGATCTTAAGGGAGCGTGGCGCAAAGTGTGCGAGCTGTCCTTCCGGATGCGCTCGAATCTCGGCGCGATGGCCGCATCTCATGACGGCAAATTCCTCGCAGTGTCCGACATGTACGAGACAAAACTGTTTGCGCTGGACGGCGATGCATCGAACGTGTCTCCACGCCGCATTTCTTCGCTGGGACCGGCGATCCACGGCAAagcggcgcctgcgcctggcGCTAGCGTACTCACCTTTACCCCCGATAGTACACGGCTTGTGTtatgcacgctgcgtggTGCTTTCGTCTATATTGTGCAGCTTTCtcacggcgcgagcgaaGCACAGCTGCTCAAGACCTTTTCGCAGCACCGACAGCGGTACGCCGCCGAAGAAGGGCGCGATGGGCGCGCACTTGCCGGAGATGCacgtgtgcgcagcgcaaaacaACATACCCCTTTGGCGGTCGAGtcgagcggcacgcgcgatGTGTACGCCGCAATTGTTCTTGGCGTCGTTTCGCCTGATGGCCAGTACCTCTTGACGGTGGACAGCGGACGAAGAATGCATGTATTCAACCTTGATACGCTTGCGCACCAGTGCATGCTTGCATCCCCAGCCGGCTTGCCGACGGCGGCCGCTTTCCATCCGGAGCGTCCCAATGTGCTCGTTGTTACGCTGCCGACGAATCATGTTGCATTTTACGATCTCGAAGTGGGCACGTCGCTTGACGCTGCTGATTGGGAGCTtacgttgcgcgcaaaaattGATGCACAGCTGAGCAAGATTCGCGAGCCTGTGGTCGGCTGTGTTTGGCTGCAGGGCGAGCATGGGAATACGCTGCTGCTCTATGGGCCTACGTGGATTTGcacggcacggcgcacggaTATTCTGCAGGCCAGCAAAAAGCGGCGGAACAGCGAAGCGACACAGGATGGTGACTGGAGCATTCGGACTACGTTCAAATACCAGCCGCTCTTGTACGTGGGTGCATTGCATGCGCCTGGGGCGCAGCCAGAATTGGTCGTGGTAGAGCGGCCCTACTTCTCGCTCGTCCCGACGCTTCCTCCTGCATTCTACCGCGGCGCCTCGTATGGGTTTTAG
- the PRO1 gene encoding glutamate 5-kinase (BUSCO:EOG09262IZO; EggNog:ENOG503NUC0; COG:E): MARIAGGEHARRSGKTVVVKLGTSSILSEDTLQPKLKTMSSIVETVRDLRNHGHKVILVCSGAIGVGRLRMNINEQPKSLGERQALASLGQLRLVSLWDNLFNVVGINVAQILLTRTDLADTRRYANARTTLETLLSPQFDAVPIVNENDTVSVYEMRFGDNDSLSAITAGLVDADYLFLCTDVDGLYTDNPRTNPSAQLLNVVHSVDEARHEASVQSMGSSFGTGGMQTKLVAAELATAAGVTTVILNGACPENMARIVDAEDCEDGTAMPPHTLFLPSPERLPARKWRILHAMHPSGSLVIDQGAYDRISRKESGGRLLPAGVIGVQGNWDRLQAVRLKVAKRTDDGSEAIVEIGRALVNYTSIECERIKGLQSAQIQDALGFVDSDYITEQIALSTTAA, translated from the coding sequence atggcgcgcattgctggCGGCGaacatgcgcggcgctcgggcAAGACGGTCGTAGTCAAGCTCGGCACCTCGAGTATTCTCTCCGAGGACACGCTACAGCCAAAACTCAAGACAATGTCGTCTATTGTGGAAAccgtgcgcgatttgcgcaaCCATGGGCACAAAGTCATTCTCGTGTGCTCGGGCGCAATTGGAGTCGGTCGTTTGCGCATGAACATCAATGAGCAGCCAAAGTCTCTGGGAGAGCGGCAGGCACTGGCATCGCTTGGCCAGCTGCGTCTTGTGTCTTTGTGGGATAATCTGTTCAATGTGGTCGGAATTAATGTAGCACAGATCCTGCTGACGCGCACAGACTTGGCCGATACGCGGCGGTacgcaaatgcgcgcactACACTGGAGACGCTTCTTTCACCGCAGTTTGACGCTGTGCCTATTGTGAACGAGAACGACACTGTTTCCGTGTATGAAATGCGGTTCGGCGATAACGACTCCTTGTCTGCCATCACGGCGGGGCTCGTCGATGCGGACTACCTGTTCTTGTGCACGGATGTTGATGGATTGTATACGGATAACCCGCGAACGAATCCAAGTGCACAACTGCTAAACGTTGTGCATTCtgtggacgaggcgcggcacgaAGCGAGCGTGCAAAGCATGGGCTCTTCTTTTGGTACCGGCGGCATGCAGACCAAGCTCGTAGCTGCAGAGCTCGCCACTGCAGCTGGAGTCACGACTGTGATTTTGAACGGCGCGTGTCCTGAAAACATGGCGCGGATTGTGGATGCGGAGGATTGCGAAGATGGTACAGCGATGCCTCCGCATACGCTGTTCCTTCCGAGCCCTGAGCGGCTCCCTgcgcgcaaatggcgcATCCTTCACGCGATGCACCCAAGCGGCTCGCTCGTAATCGACCAAGGTGCCTACGATCGCATCTCGCGCAAGGAGTCTGGCGGGCGTCTATTGCCTGCGGGCGTCATTGGCGTGCAAGGAAATTGGGACAGGCTCCAAGCGGTGCGGCTCAAAGTCGCTAAGCGCACCGACGATGGCAGCGAGGCCATCGTCGAGATTGGGCGCGCACTGGTAAACTACACGTCAATTGAAtgcgagcgcatcaagggcttgcaaagcgcgcagaTTCAAGACGCGCTTGGGTTTGTCGATTCAGACTACATCACGGAGCAGATTGCATTGTCGACCACAGCGGCCTAG
- a CDS encoding uncharacterized protein (COG:J; EggNog:ENOG503P6NY) translates to MPYAPLRDLVQSTSRLVLDQGGIVRNVQYWGKRTLPQRARRHQQYHTAGDYWLMQFDTNAPTLKVLNDRLRQDPRVVKWNTLKLGEKLNEIVPPGVSGGVTPSQATMGGKSVDYLG, encoded by the exons ATGCCGTAc GCTCCTTTGCGCGATTTGGTCCAGTCGACTTCGCGCCTTGTTCTTGACCAAGGCGGTATCGTCCGCAATGTACAATACTGGGGCAAGCGTACTTTGCCCCAGCGTGCCCGACGACACCAGCAATACCACACTGCGGGAGATTACTGGCTTATGCAATTTGATACCAATGCACCGACTCTGAAAGTGCTGAATGACCGCCTGCGCCAGGACCCCCGCGTGGTGAAATGGAATACACTAAAACTTGGCGAGAAGCTGAACGAGATTGTGCCGCCGGGCGTCTCCGGCGGTGTCACGCCGAGCCAAGCAACGATGGGTGGTAAGTCTGTAGACTATCTCGGCTAG
- the RFC2 gene encoding Subunit of heteropentameric Replication factor C (RF-C) (COG:L; EggNog:ENOG503NUEK), whose translation MLFYGPPGTGKTSTILALARQLYGPELMKSRVLELNASDERGISVVREKIKSFAKMAVSMPNPGYPSPPYKIIILDEADSMTQDAQGALRRTMELYSRTTRFCLICNYVTRIIEPVASRCSKFRFRPLDLVSTEARLQYIADNEGLSLNKGMIPALINASDGDMRRSITYLQSIARLASTRSGNVSGMSPDAVAELAGFVPKRVIEHLALSIGVEPSENDTEDLVVPAAASAFDRIYAAVQCIERAGYSSMQVVLQLHDYIILHPLLNARQKTKCALQLGETDKALMDGGNESLQLLSLSLQLHEAIVAA comes from the coding sequence ATGCTATTTTACGGCCCGCCTGGGACGGGCAAGACGTCGACgattcttgcgcttgcacggCAACTGTACGGCCCTGAGCTGATGAAATCGCGTGTCCTAGAGCTCAACGCGTCCGACGAGCGTGGCATtagcgtcgtgcgcgaaaagaTTAAGTCGTTTGCAAAAATGGCCGTATCGATGCCCAATCCTGGTTACCCCTCTCCGCCGTACAAGATTATTATTTTGGACGAAGCAGACAGTATGACGCAGgatgcgcaaggcgcgctgcggcggaCCATGGAGCTGTACAGCCGCACCACACGGTTCTGCCTGATTTGCAATTATGTCACACGTATCATAGAGCCTGTTGCATCGCGATGCAGCAAGTTCCGTTTTCGTCCGCTGGACCTCGTGAGCACTGAAGCGAGGCTGCAATATATTGCGGATAACGAAGGTCTTTCCCTGAACAAGGGCATGATTCCCGCGCTGATCAACGCATCCGATGGCGACATGCGGCGCTCTATTACCTATTTGCAGTCtattgcgcggctcgcatCTACGCGTAGCGGCAATGTGAGCGGCATGTCGCCCGATGCAgtcgccgagcttgcaGGGTTTGTGCCGAAGCGCGTGATTGAGCATCTCGCGCTGAGCATCGGGGTTGAGCCTTCCGAGAATGATACAGAAGATTTGGTTGTGcccgcggcggcgtctgCGTTTGATAGGATCTATGCTgctgtgcagtgcatcgagcGGGCGGGTTATTCGAGCATGCAAGTGGTGCTCCAACTCCACGACTACATAATCCTCCACCCGTTGCTCAATGCGCGACAGAAGACCAagtgtgcgctgcagctcgggGAGACGGATAAGGCGCTTATGGATGGCGGCAACGAGTCGCTCCAGCTCCTCAGCCTAAGCTTGCAGCTCCACGAGGCCATAGTCGCCGCGTAA
- a CDS encoding uncharacterized protein (EggNog:ENOG503Q42U; COG:S), with amino-acid sequence MEEPAANPGMEPSPKRKAEEGLQTPQKQAKKSAAPTRVTLKNMRLGLRQKSVGWDRTMPVLRAMLGFQSHLAEHAHEPLLEVPEEHLGVIASLTQESDKSAADLAKLIRTTLLPEGHAAHALTNADGQPVDVLSISVIQNAIQRIATKENYGLDASSDDAPVPPGLQIWRWEVQDLHLLPKENLESLLARREQRVLAKQDALALFHALPQDTQQALLEGKKRPGKAEPSADHAEALPLTPLKQEPKPAEEPVSKEKSERTKLRESKRAERQAKEEKEEKGKQAQVRLLNSFFQQPSVSSPRKKDGDVEKSDFEKTFLPCEYKNMANINRFYRKVDDRLSDAIDRRQDAPHTLLTELKALGKHRRERTSRPRGVHPPVCVREIVKAVTESDVLGGDAEELAKRALAKLNNRRLLPIKLLQFQSDRRPGWVGTFTRSSTFITPRKPFGQDPVAFDYSYDSDAEWEEADEGENVDAMDEKEEEESAQGSEMDDSEMDDWLEDDLEVEEEMVPVEHDELPESPAPLQTAVSSTAVNILEPKKKIKFLGRRFDAKLVPYITGPHWEHTLGEPGHESFAQYHIQVLNDAYVGLDPFTFTSTTVTVETTSDEKPAQSSAGTDTTTPTPSSTSRAKSSFPDLHLPELLGLIQGSTRPKPALLEDLREHFGPIVKGVSKTAIESRLQECATKESKKPGARWIIKDEYKMRAAAGNHAEQERLPNPLS; translated from the exons ATGGAGGAGCCAGCTGCGAATCCAGGCATGGAGCCCTCGCCGAAACGCAAGGCGGAAGAGGGATTGCAGACACCGCAGAAGCAAGCGAAAAagtctgcagcgcccacgcGCGTCACGCTCAAGAATATGCGGCTGGGGCTGCGCCAAAAGAGTGTCGGGTGGGACCGTACCATGCCAGTGCTACGAG CTATGCTTGGATTTCAATCGCATTTGGCAGAGCATGCGCACGAGCCGCTTTTAGAAGTGCCGGAGGAGCATCTCGGTGTTATTGCGAGCTTGACACAGGAAAGCGacaaaagcgccgcggaCCTCGCCAAACTGATCCGTACAACGCTGCTACCAGAAGGACATGCAGCACATGCGCTGACCAATGCAGACGGACAGCCTGTTGATGTGCTCAGTATAAGTGTGATTCAGAATGCGATCCAGCGTATCGCGACAAAAGAAAATTACGGCTTGGACGCAAGCTCGGATGATGCGCCTGTTCCCCCCGGCTTGCAGATATGGCGCTGGGAAGTTCAGGATCTGCACTTGCTACCCAAAGAAAATTTAGAGAGcctcttggcgcgccgcgaacAGCGTGTATTGGCCAAACAGGATGCACTCGCACTATTTCACGCTCTTCCGCAAGATACccagcaagcgctgctcgaAGGAAAAAAGCGACCTGGAAAGGCCGAACCAAGTGCAGACCATGCCGAGGCACTGCCACTGACCCCCCTCAAGCAAGAACCAAAGCCCGCAGAAGAGCCCGTTTCAAAGGAAAAGTCGGAGCGAACCAAGCTTCGCGAGTCCAAAAGAGCAGAGCGCCAGGCGAAAGAGGAAAAGGAGGAAAAAGGCAAgcaggcgcaagtgcggctGCTCAACTCCTTCTTCCAGCAACCCTCTGTTTCTTCGCCGCGAAAAAAGGACGGCGATGTGGAAAAGTCCGACTTTGAAAAGACGTTTCTCCCTTGCGAATACAAAAACATGGCAAACATCAATCGATTCTACCGCAAGGTAGACGATCGATTGAGCGACGCTATAGACCGCCGGCAAGATGCACCGCACACGCTCTTGACCGAGCTCAAAGCGCTTGGGAAACACAGGAGAGAGCGCACTTCGCGTCCCCGAGGCGTTCATCCGCCTGTATGCGTGCGCGAAATTGTGAAAGCCGTGACAGAGTCCGacgtgctcggcggcgatgcagaggAGCTCGCAAAACGTGCATTAGCAAAGCTAAACAACCGCCGTTTGCTCCCTATAAAATTACTCCAGTTCCAGTCTGATCGAAGACCTGGATGGGTTGGTACATTTACGCGCTCCTCGACCTTTATCACACCTCGTAAACCGTTTGGACAGGACCCAGTTGCGTTCGACTACTCGTACGATAGTGATGCAGAGTGGGAGGAGGCCGATGAAGGTGAAAATGTGGATGCGATGGACGAGaaagaagaagaggaaaGTGCACAAGGGTCCGAAATGGACGATTCGGAAATGGACGACTGGCTCGAGGACGATTTGGAAGTCGAAGAAGAGATGGTGCCCGTAGAGCACGACGAATTGCCCGAGTCTCCAGCACCCCTGCAGACCGCAGTAAGCTCTACTGCCGTCAATATACTCGAGCCAAAGAAGAAAATCAAATTTTTGGGGCGGCGCTTTGACGCGAAATTAGTGCCTTACATTACCGGGCCGCATTGGGAGCATACACTGGGCGAACCGGGCCACGAGAGTTTCGCGCAGTATCACATTCAGGTACTGAATGATGCGTACGTTGGGCTCGACCCATTCACTTTCACTTCCACCACTGTGACGGTCGAGACTACAAGCGATGAGAAGCCCGCACAGTCGTCCGCTGGTACCGACACAACGACACCAACGCCGAGCAGTacaagccgcgcaaagtCTAGTTTTCCAGACTTGCATCTTCCGGAACTCCTTGGCCTCATTCAAGGGTCAACGCGCCCCAAGCCTGCGCTCTTGGAGGACCTTCGCGAGCACTTTGGGCCTATAGTCAAGGGTGTAAGCAAGACTGCGATTGAGTCGCGCCTACAAGAATGTGCCACAAAAGAAAGTAAAAAGCCAGGAGCCCGGTGGATCATCAAGGACGAGTACAAGATGCGTGCCGCGGCAGGGAATCATGCTGAGCAGGAACGGCTACCAAACCCGTTGTCTTGA
- a CDS encoding uncharacterized protein (COG:S; EggNog:ENOG503P9GE): MAGMARKESAGSIPEASLPEMIDELNSVLVPDEEIARVHDYAEKKRLAQERRVAERKKMQDTLDQLEASVSELRNSSTRVSADWRSLDEHTDIMKGMENEKFDLAKKINEQEAALSMLESEIEEMRCEGDAVEAWDIEEEVGMDRNALSLQLFRGMGFIPYQDTADPEAPITSLLVRSAKRNAAVSIDIDPASLRDNDMTPFTLAEKLWAAAE, encoded by the exons ATGGCAGGCATGGCGCGAAAGGAGTCGGCAGGGAGCATTCCTGAAGCAAGCCTTCC AGAGATGATTGATGAACTCAATTCTGTGCTGGTTCCTGACGAGgaaatcgcgcgcgtgcacgaTTACGCGGAGAAGAAACGACTCGCACAAGAACGTCGCGTGGCGGAGCGGAAAAAGATGCAGGATACACTGGATC AGCTGGAGGCGTCCGTCTCTGAACTGAGAAATAGCTCTACGCGTGTTTCTGCGGATTGGCGCTCTTTGGACGAGCATACGGATATCATGAAGGGCATGGAGAATGAAAAGTTTGACCTAGCCAAGAAAATCAACGAgcaagaagcggcgctATCCATGCTTGAGTCGGAAATTGAGGAGATGCGATGCGAGGGTGACGCAGTAGAAGCGTGGGATATTGAAGAGGAAGTTGGTATGGACCGTAATGC CCTATCACTCCAGCTATTTCGTGGAATGGGCTTTATTCCGTACCAGGACACGGCGGATCCTGAAGCGCCCATCACCTCGTTGCTTGTGCGTTCTGCAAAGCGCAACGCAGCCGTGTCCATCGACATCGACCCTGCATCCCTTCGCGATAACGATATGACGCCATTCACGCTAGCCGAGAAGCTTTGGGCAGCGGCAGAGTAG
- the ERG2 gene encoding C-8 sterol isomerase (TransMembrane:1 (i15-36o); COG:T; EggNog:ENOG503NY94) encodes MAKRATQTSQRKCSCAYWIAVLATIFALLAALIVFVDGHLRQFYIFDQRKLQTIAEQAVHHHGNDTEALFQEILDGLKSDPKVASTLNTHSFKDRSEWVFNNAGGAMGSMYIIHASITEYLIFFGTPIGTEGHTGRHTADDYFHILQGEQRAFAAGDLTPEVYPAGSMHHLSRGRVKQYMMPESGCWALELAQGWIPPMLPFGFVDTLSSTLDFPTFARTVYITAREMLKNLLLNSAYAQDANLYRKVLNARGLLCV; translated from the coding sequence ATGGCCAAAAGAGCGACGCAGACGTCCCAGCGTAAGTGCTCTTGTGCGTACTGGATTGCCGTTTTGGCAACCATATTTGCATTGCTGGCTGCGCTAATCGTTTTTGTCGACGGGCATTTGCGCCAGTTTTACATTTTCGaccagcgcaagctccaGACGATTGCTGAGCAAGCCGTGCACCACCACGGTAACGACACGGAGGCACTTTTCCAGGAGATTTTGGATGGGCTGAAAAGCGACCCAAAGGTTGCGTCTACGCTTAATACCCATTCATTCAAGGACCGCTCGGAATGGGTGTTTAATAATGCCGGTGGTGCTATGGGTTCCATGTACATCATCCATGCCTCTATTACCGAGTATCTTATCTTCTTTGGCACGCCCATTGGCACTGAAGGTCATACTGGGCGCCACACGGCCGATGACTACTTCCATATTCTCCAGggagagcagcgcgccttTGCAGCGGGCGACTTGACACCGGAAGTGTACCCCGCAGGTTCGATGCATCACCTAAGCCGTGGCCGTGTGAAGCAGTACATGATGCCCGAATCGGGGTGCTGGGCactcgagcttgcgcagggtTGGATCCCGCCGATGCTGCCTTTTGGCTTTGTCGACACGCTCTCTTCTACGCTCGATTTCCCAACCTTTGCGCGTACTGTGTACATTACTGCGCGCGAGATGCTGAAAAATTTGTTGTTAAACAGTGCGTATGCACAAGATGCTAATTTGTACAGAAAAGTTTTGAATGCGCGGGGGTTATTATGCGTATGA